The following are encoded together in the bacterium genome:
- a CDS encoding class I SAM-dependent methyltransferase, with product MARPDAPTYDAHWGYRTLDAERYERRRYGSPLRRWNLRMLERTLARALEGVTPGGLVLDAPCGTGILAPFLRSRGFRVVGADISPNMLAVARGRAQPVDVLLGDVELLPVRAKSVDAVVVSRFLMHLPPDRRVAVLRTFAAATRGPVIGMVCHPYTFKTMSRAVRRFLGLTKKTTNRLTRKQLEAEVAAAGLRLERVLGVSPGFSEKWIIVVRTAGPQ from the coding sequence ATGGCCCGCCCGGATGCGCCGACCTATGACGCCCATTGGGGTTACCGGACGCTCGACGCCGAACGCTACGAGCGCCGCCGGTACGGCAGCCCCCTGCGGCGCTGGAACCTGCGCATGCTCGAGCGCACGCTGGCCCGCGCGCTCGAGGGCGTGACCCCCGGCGGGCTGGTGCTCGACGCGCCCTGCGGCACGGGCATCCTGGCGCCGTTCCTGCGCAGCCGCGGCTTCCGCGTCGTCGGCGCCGACATCTCGCCGAACATGCTCGCGGTGGCGCGCGGACGCGCGCAGCCGGTCGACGTCCTGCTCGGCGACGTCGAGCTGCTGCCGGTGCGTGCGAAGAGCGTCGACGCCGTGGTCGTGAGCCGCTTCCTGATGCACCTGCCGCCGGACCGCCGCGTCGCGGTGCTGCGCACGTTCGCGGCGGCCACGCGCGGCCCCGTGATCGGAATGGTCTGCCATCCCTACACGTTCAAGACGATGTCGCGCGCCGTGCGCCGCTTCCTGGGGCTCACGAAGAAGACCACCAACCGTCTCACCCGCAAGCAGCTCGAAGCCGAGGTGGCCGCCGCCGGCCTGCGGCTCGAGCGCGTGCTCGGCGTCAGCCCCGGGTTCTCGGAGAAGTGGATCATCGTGGTCCGCACCGCGGGCCCGCAGTAA
- the eno gene encoding phosphopyruvate hydratase — translation MAKIESVRAREILDSRGFPTVEATVSLAGGAIAGAAVPSGASTGEREAVELRDGDPKRYAGKGVAKAVANVNGAIAPALAGLEADQNLVDAKMIALDGTENKAKLGANALLAVSLATARAAAIAAGQPLYRFMGGADATLLPVPLMNVINGGKHADNNIDFQEFMIVPHGAPTFAEAVRWGVEVYHVLKKALVKKNLVTAVGDEGGFAPALEGHEQALDLLVGAIRDAGFEPGRDVALALDCASSELWQDGGYVFHKAGGPAKTPADLVALFEAWCGKYPIVSIEDGVGENDKQGWKLLTEKLGKTVQLVGDDLFCTNDKILAAGIADGIANSILIKVNQIGTLTETRATMARATRAGYTNVVSHRSGETEDAFIADLAVATNAGQIKTGAPARSERTAKYNRLLVIAEELGGKARYASPFVR, via the coding sequence ATGGCCAAGATCGAGTCTGTTCGTGCCCGCGAGATCCTCGATTCCCGCGGCTTCCCCACCGTCGAGGCGACGGTCTCTCTCGCGGGCGGCGCGATCGCCGGCGCGGCGGTCCCGTCGGGCGCCTCGACCGGCGAGCGCGAGGCGGTGGAGCTGCGCGACGGCGATCCCAAGCGCTATGCCGGCAAGGGCGTCGCGAAGGCGGTCGCCAACGTCAACGGCGCGATCGCGCCGGCGCTCGCGGGCCTGGAGGCCGATCAGAACCTCGTCGACGCGAAGATGATCGCGCTCGACGGCACGGAGAACAAGGCGAAGCTCGGCGCCAACGCGCTGCTCGCCGTGTCGCTGGCGACGGCGCGTGCGGCGGCGATCGCCGCCGGCCAACCGCTCTACCGCTTCATGGGCGGCGCCGACGCGACGCTGCTTCCCGTCCCGCTGATGAACGTCATCAACGGCGGCAAGCACGCCGACAACAACATCGACTTCCAGGAGTTCATGATCGTCCCCCACGGCGCGCCGACGTTCGCCGAGGCGGTCCGCTGGGGCGTCGAGGTCTACCACGTCCTCAAGAAGGCGCTGGTGAAGAAGAACCTCGTCACCGCGGTCGGCGACGAGGGCGGCTTCGCGCCCGCGCTCGAGGGCCACGAGCAGGCGCTCGATCTGCTGGTCGGTGCGATCCGCGACGCCGGCTTCGAGCCCGGGCGCGACGTCGCGCTGGCGCTCGACTGCGCCTCGAGCGAGCTGTGGCAGGACGGCGGCTACGTCTTCCACAAGGCCGGCGGCCCGGCGAAGACGCCGGCCGATCTCGTCGCGCTCTTCGAGGCGTGGTGCGGCAAGTACCCGATCGTCTCGATCGAGGACGGCGTCGGCGAGAACGACAAGCAGGGCTGGAAGCTCCTCACCGAGAAGCTCGGCAAGACGGTGCAGCTCGTCGGCGACGATCTCTTCTGCACCAACGACAAGATCCTCGCCGCGGGCATCGCCGACGGCATCGCCAACTCGATCCTCATCAAGGTGAACCAGATCGGCACGCTCACCGAGACGCGCGCGACCATGGCCCGCGCCACCCGCGCCGGCTACACGAACGTCGTCTCGCACCGCTCCGGCGAGACCGAGGACGCCTTCATCGCCGACCTCGCGGTCGCGACCAACGCGGGCCAGATCAAGACCGGTGCGCCGGCGCGCAGCGAGCGGACGGCGAAGTACAACCGGTTGCTGGTGATCGCCGAGGAGCTGGGAGGGAAGGCGCGCTATGCGTCGCCGTTCGTGCGCTAG
- a CDS encoding lipo-like protein: MGRLRDGLIEWAARHLTKPRRTYLRILPTNAEQLRATAHKGDVILVDGDQRVSQVIKYMTQSSWSHAALYVGDELWKRFPSRRAELELQYGADARHLMVEALMESGVIASPVTKYVHLNLRICRPVGLSDEHRQRVVDELIAQLGERYDVDNFLELARYFFPVSLIPSRFRRRALEMGNQLTKEVICSSMIARALQNVGYPILPQVTPVDGPSPDGWLHRLGLRRAPYPALFHRNRPQLITPRDFDLSPYFAIVKLGAIETRFDYRRIRWA, from the coding sequence ATGGGTCGGCTTCGCGACGGGTTGATCGAGTGGGCCGCGCGGCACCTCACCAAGCCGCGACGCACCTACCTGCGCATCCTGCCGACCAACGCCGAGCAGCTGCGGGCGACGGCGCACAAGGGCGACGTCATCCTCGTCGACGGCGATCAGCGCGTCAGCCAGGTCATCAAGTACATGACGCAAAGCTCGTGGTCGCACGCGGCGCTCTACGTCGGCGACGAGCTGTGGAAGCGCTTCCCGAGCCGGCGCGCGGAGCTCGAGCTGCAATACGGCGCCGACGCGCGGCACCTCATGGTCGAAGCGCTCATGGAGAGCGGCGTCATCGCGTCGCCGGTCACCAAGTACGTGCACCTGAACCTGCGCATCTGTCGCCCGGTCGGTCTCAGCGACGAGCACCGGCAGCGGGTCGTCGACGAGCTCATCGCGCAGCTCGGCGAGCGCTACGACGTCGACAACTTCCTCGAGCTCGCGCGCTACTTCTTCCCCGTCTCGCTGATCCCGAGCCGCTTCCGCCGTCGGGCCCTCGAAATGGGCAATCAGCTCACCAAGGAAGTGATCTGCTCGTCGATGATCGCGCGCGCGCTGCAGAACGTCGGCTATCCGATCCTGCCGCAAGTGACGCCCGTCGACGGTCCGTCGCCCGACGGCTGGCTGCACCGCCTCGGCCTCCGCCGCGCGCCCTACCCGGCGTTGTTCCACCGCAACCGCCCCCAGCTGATCACGCCGCGCGACTTCGACCTGTCGCCGTACTTCGCGATCGTGAAGCTGGGGGCGATCGAGACGCGGTTCGACTACCGGCGCATCCGCTGGGCGTGA
- a CDS encoding A/G-specific adenine glycosylase, whose product MARSVTRRRASPQRKPVALSDTAKAFRRRLLRWYGRHKRDLPWRGSTDPYAVLVSEIMLQQTQVVRVAEYFPRFLAAYPTLEDLAAAPADAVRDSWAGLGYYARARNLHAAAQHVVAELDGVFPSEARDLRRLPGIGRYTAAAVASLAFGRDVATVDTNIDRVIGRVFRVRGKAKSSRRAKRIWGLAEALVPRGRSSDWNQALMDLGATVCVARAPRCPACPVRRACGTAAVE is encoded by the coding sequence ATGGCCCGTAGTGTAACGCGTCGCCGAGCGAGTCCCCAGCGCAAACCCGTTGCGCTCTCGGATACGGCGAAGGCGTTCCGTCGCCGGCTCCTGCGCTGGTACGGCCGCCACAAGCGCGACCTCCCCTGGCGCGGCTCGACCGATCCCTACGCGGTGCTGGTCTCGGAGATCATGCTCCAGCAAACCCAGGTCGTCCGGGTAGCCGAGTATTTCCCGCGCTTTCTGGCGGCCTATCCGACCCTCGAGGACCTCGCCGCCGCCCCCGCCGACGCCGTGCGCGACAGCTGGGCCGGCCTCGGCTACTACGCCCGCGCGCGGAATCTCCACGCCGCAGCGCAGCACGTGGTCGCGGAGCTGGACGGCGTGTTCCCGTCGGAGGCGCGCGACCTGCGACGCCTGCCCGGCATCGGGCGCTACACCGCCGCGGCGGTGGCGAGCCTCGCGTTCGGCCGCGACGTGGCGACGGTCGACACCAACATCGACCGCGTCATCGGTCGCGTGTTCCGCGTGCGCGGGAAGGCGAAGTCGTCGCGGCGCGCGAAGCGCATCTGGGGGTTGGCCGAGGCGCTGGTGCCGCGCGGGCGGTCGTCGGACTGGAACCAGGCACTGATGGACCTCGGGGCGACCGTCTGCGTGGCGCGCGCGCCCCGCTGCCCGGCGTGCCCGGTGCGACGGGCGTGCGGGACGGCGGCGGTGGAGTGA
- a CDS encoding VOC family protein, translating into MHPHVTLITLAVDDLERAVGFYRDGLGLPTKGIVGTEIENGAAAFFELHAGLRLGLWPRRSLAADTGLPVGPRSATEFSIAHNVDSQAEVDAVMAQAERAGARVVTPARATFYGGYAGYFQDPDGHLWEVAFNPDLASLG; encoded by the coding sequence ATGCACCCCCACGTCACCCTCATCACGCTCGCCGTCGACGACCTCGAGCGCGCCGTCGGCTTCTACCGCGACGGCCTCGGTCTCCCGACGAAGGGGATCGTCGGCACCGAGATCGAAAACGGTGCCGCGGCGTTCTTCGAGCTCCACGCCGGGCTGCGGCTCGGGCTGTGGCCGCGGCGGAGCCTGGCCGCCGACACCGGCCTGCCCGTCGGGCCGCGGAGCGCGACGGAGTTCTCGATCGCGCACAACGTCGACTCGCAGGCGGAGGTCGACGCGGTGATGGCGCAGGCGGAGCGCGCCGGGGCGCGCGTCGTCACGCCGGCGCGGGCGACGTTCTACGGCGGCTACGCCGGCTACTTCCAGGATCCGGACGGACACCTCTGGGAAGTCGCGTTCAACCCCGACCTCGCGTCGCTCGGCTGA
- a CDS encoding NAD(P)-dependent alcohol dehydrogenase, with protein sequence MRAARMHAYDQPLVLEDVPIPDLAADEVLVKVGAAGMCRTDVQLVDGYFRKYAEMTFPVTPGHEIAGTVEKVGSLVKGFQEGAQVVVVGGWGDETCRHCHRGDTHICAHGRWPGFGPYGGYGEYVPVPARYAIEVDARFGLSAEELAPLTDAGLTPYRGIKKLRDAGALGPNRVLAVFGVGGLGSYAVQYAKLLGGGATVVAFARNEEKLAIARDFGADHVVGTRGRSLDDVRRELTRLAGQGEVDAVIDCAGATEMLQLGFGLLAIAGHYASVGLVGDRIDIPLFPFVAREYTYHGSFWGNYNDLAEVVALARQGKVRHAVKVIRFEDINANLELLRTGAVVGRAVVKY encoded by the coding sequence ATGCGCGCCGCTCGGATGCACGCCTACGACCAGCCCCTCGTGCTCGAAGACGTGCCGATCCCGGATCTCGCCGCCGACGAGGTGCTGGTGAAGGTCGGCGCCGCGGGCATGTGCCGCACCGACGTGCAGCTCGTCGACGGCTACTTCCGGAAGTATGCCGAGATGACGTTCCCGGTGACGCCCGGGCACGAGATCGCCGGCACGGTGGAGAAGGTCGGCAGCCTGGTGAAGGGGTTCCAGGAGGGGGCTCAGGTGGTCGTCGTCGGCGGCTGGGGCGACGAGACGTGCCGCCACTGCCATCGCGGCGACACGCACATCTGCGCGCACGGGCGCTGGCCCGGCTTCGGTCCGTACGGCGGCTACGGCGAGTACGTGCCGGTCCCCGCGCGCTACGCGATCGAGGTCGATGCGCGCTTCGGTCTTTCGGCCGAGGAGCTCGCGCCGCTCACCGACGCCGGTCTCACGCCCTATCGCGGCATCAAGAAGCTGCGCGACGCCGGGGCGCTCGGGCCGAATCGCGTCCTCGCCGTGTTCGGCGTCGGCGGGCTGGGCTCGTACGCCGTGCAGTACGCGAAGCTGCTCGGCGGCGGCGCCACCGTCGTCGCCTTCGCGCGCAACGAGGAGAAGCTCGCCATCGCCCGGGATTTCGGCGCCGATCACGTCGTCGGCACGCGGGGGCGGTCGCTCGACGACGTGCGCAGGGAGCTGACCCGGCTGGCGGGGCAGGGCGAGGTCGACGCGGTGATCGACTGCGCCGGCGCGACGGAGATGCTGCAGCTCGGGTTCGGCCTGCTCGCCATCGCCGGCCACTACGCATCGGTCGGGCTCGTCGGCGATCGCATCGACATACCGCTCTTCCCGTTCGTCGCGCGCGAGTACACCTACCACGGCTCGTTCTGGGGCAACTACAACGACCTCGCCGAGGTGGTCGCACTCGCGCGGCAGGGGAAGGTCCGGCACGCGGTGAAGGTCATCCGCTTCGAGGACATCAACGCGAACCTCGAGCTGCTCCGCACCGGCGCCGTCGTCGGTCGCGCCGTCGTCAAGTACTGA
- a CDS encoding glutamate--cysteine ligase translates to MGREIDRESFTEAEFERFSARLRAGVAALDALLGRPGFGEGPTTVGAELELCLIDAAGRPLPRNRAVLDAAAHPRLTLEADRFNIECNTAPVPLRGRPFAALRRDLDDVLGALEVAAAAQGAGPVAIGILPTLRPDDLTPAAITESPRYRALSHGLRRLRQEAFTIAIDGPEPLTTTYDDVTAEGANTSWQVHLRVSPAAFARTYNAAQIATAPVLAVAGNSPTFLGHRLWDETRVALYRQSVDDRVDAEPEDWRPARVTFGHGWVRRGAAELFAESVALHAPLLAAVDAEDPDAVRAAGGVPQLWELRLHHGTVWRWNRAVYDAAGGGHLRIEFRALPAGPTVIDMLANTAFLLGLTLALAPDADRLVTRLTFGQARRNFYAAARHGVDAELLWPHDEAPSPRRCSVATLVPELLPLARTALCDAGVAPDEVDPLLAAIAARTARRRTGARWQTAALAAFEGTADRPTALRRMLARYRALAATGAPVHDWPLPV, encoded by the coding sequence ATGGGACGCGAGATCGATCGTGAGAGCTTCACCGAGGCGGAGTTCGAGCGCTTCTCCGCCCGGCTTCGCGCCGGCGTCGCGGCTCTCGACGCCCTGCTGGGTCGCCCCGGTTTCGGCGAGGGACCGACCACCGTGGGGGCGGAGCTCGAGCTGTGCCTGATCGACGCCGCCGGACGGCCGCTGCCGCGCAATCGTGCGGTCCTCGATGCCGCCGCGCATCCCCGCCTGACGCTCGAGGCGGACCGCTTCAACATCGAGTGCAACACCGCACCGGTGCCGCTCCGCGGGCGGCCCTTCGCGGCCCTCCGCCGCGACCTCGACGACGTGCTCGGAGCGCTCGAGGTGGCCGCCGCCGCGCAGGGCGCAGGCCCGGTCGCGATCGGCATCCTGCCCACCTTGCGTCCCGACGACCTGACGCCCGCCGCGATCACCGAGAGCCCGCGCTACCGGGCGCTCTCGCACGGTCTGCGACGCCTGCGCCAGGAGGCGTTCACGATCGCGATCGACGGACCCGAGCCGCTGACGACGACGTACGACGACGTCACCGCCGAGGGGGCGAACACCTCGTGGCAGGTGCATCTGCGCGTGTCGCCCGCAGCGTTCGCCCGCACCTACAACGCGGCGCAGATCGCCACCGCACCGGTGCTCGCCGTCGCCGGGAACTCGCCCACGTTCCTCGGGCACCGCCTGTGGGACGAGACGCGCGTGGCGCTCTACCGGCAGTCGGTCGACGATCGCGTCGACGCCGAGCCCGAGGATTGGCGCCCGGCGCGCGTCACCTTCGGGCACGGCTGGGTGCGGCGTGGCGCTGCGGAGCTGTTCGCGGAGAGCGTGGCGCTGCACGCACCGTTGCTCGCCGCGGTCGACGCCGAGGATCCGGACGCGGTGCGCGCTGCCGGCGGTGTGCCGCAGCTGTGGGAGCTGCGCCTGCATCACGGCACGGTCTGGCGCTGGAATCGCGCCGTCTACGACGCCGCCGGCGGCGGCCACCTGCGCATCGAGTTCCGCGCCCTGCCCGCCGGCCCGACCGTGATCGACATGCTCGCCAACACGGCCTTCCTCCTCGGCCTGACGCTGGCGCTCGCGCCCGATGCGGATCGGCTGGTGACCCGCCTGACGTTCGGGCAGGCGCGTCGCAACTTCTACGCGGCCGCCCGCCACGGCGTCGACGCCGAGCTGCTGTGGCCGCACGACGAGGCGCCGTCGCCGCGCCGCTGCTCGGTGGCGACGCTGGTGCCGGAGCTCCTGCCGCTGGCGCGCACGGCGCTGTGCGACGCCGGAGTCGCACCCGACGAGGTCGATCCCCTGCTCGCGGCGATCGCGGCGCGCACGGCGCGACGTCGCACCGGAGCGCGCTGGCAGACCGCGGCGCTCGCGGCCTTCGAGGGCACGGCGGATCGGCCGACGGCTCTCAGGCGGATGCTGGCACGCTATCGTGCGCTCGCTGCGACCGGCGCGCCCGTGCACGACTGGCCGCTGCCGGTGTAG
- a CDS encoding MliC family protein has protein sequence MWRAVALLLLAGFASEGSAAAGGGIEEMIRRDPALAALDRRMAEVYAAASKKTPPAAKAEQHGWVKRRDDCWKAEDEVACVRDAYRRRIAELQARFRLVPSKGPFTWQCDDNAASEFAVTFFETDPATLIAEHAGETSLMYQAPSGSGARYEGRNESYWEHRGEATIRWGDDAPELRCRSLR, from the coding sequence ATGTGGCGAGCCGTCGCGCTGCTGCTTCTGGCCGGCTTCGCGTCCGAGGGCAGCGCCGCTGCCGGCGGCGGGATCGAGGAGATGATCCGCCGGGACCCTGCGCTCGCCGCGCTCGATCGCCGCATGGCCGAGGTCTACGCCGCCGCCTCGAAGAAGACGCCGCCAGCGGCGAAGGCCGAGCAGCACGGCTGGGTGAAGCGGCGCGACGACTGCTGGAAGGCCGAGGACGAGGTCGCCTGCGTCCGCGACGCCTACCGCCGGCGCATCGCCGAGCTCCAGGCGCGCTTCCGGCTCGTGCCGTCGAAAGGGCCCTTCACCTGGCAGTGCGACGACAACGCCGCCAGCGAGTTCGCGGTCACGTTCTTCGAGACCGATCCGGCGACGCTGATCGCCGAGCACGCCGGCGAGACGTCGCTCATGTACCAGGCGCCGAGCGGCAGCGGCGCGCGCTACGAGGGACGCAACGAGAGCTACTGGGAGCACCGAGGCGAGGCGACGATCCGGTGGGGGGACGATGCCCCCGAGCTGCGCTGCCGATCGCTGCGATGA
- a CDS encoding cupin domain-containing protein, whose amino-acid sequence MAVFRGAQNRVHSLEGNHVAGVATPTSGARQVEMWRGRMDAGSATPPHSHDTEEVVLFLSGSGRATVSDRAVRWAAGDTLVLPPGEVHQLFAETASEFVSAMPGGGTVKLPDGEVIELPWRT is encoded by the coding sequence ATGGCCGTCTTCCGCGGAGCGCAGAATCGGGTCCACAGCCTGGAGGGCAACCACGTCGCCGGCGTCGCCACGCCGACCTCGGGGGCGCGTCAGGTCGAGATGTGGCGCGGCCGCATGGACGCGGGATCGGCGACGCCGCCGCACAGCCATGACACCGAGGAGGTCGTGCTGTTCCTCAGCGGCAGCGGCCGCGCGACCGTGAGCGATCGCGCGGTCCGCTGGGCCGCGGGAGACACGCTCGTCCTGCCGCCCGGCGAGGTGCATCAGCTCTTTGCCGAGACGGCGAGCGAGTTCGTCTCCGCCATGCCGGGCGGCGGCACGGTGAAGCTGCCGGACGGCGAGGTGATCGAGCTGCCGTGGCGGACGTGA
- a CDS encoding cupin domain-containing protein: MAARPIVVAPEDYPPALDLVGEHLTILASGEATGSYEIFHQQGPEGSGPPPHSHPWDEAFFVLRGEIEFGIDAEARTAPPGTLVHVPAGTAHWFRFGKGDAAMVSLTSRLGASRMFTDMAREVAPVDPDLDQLAEVGGRHGLKIEV, translated from the coding sequence ATGGCTGCCAGGCCGATCGTCGTCGCTCCAGAGGACTACCCGCCCGCGCTCGATCTCGTGGGCGAGCATCTGACCATCCTGGCGTCGGGTGAAGCGACGGGAAGCTACGAGATCTTCCACCAGCAGGGACCCGAGGGCAGCGGCCCGCCGCCGCACAGCCATCCCTGGGACGAGGCGTTCTTCGTGCTCCGCGGCGAGATCGAGTTCGGCATCGACGCCGAGGCGAGGACCGCGCCGCCCGGGACGCTGGTGCACGTCCCCGCGGGGACCGCGCACTGGTTCCGCTTCGGGAAGGGCGACGCCGCGATGGTCTCGCTGACGTCGCGCCTCGGCGCCTCGAGGATGTTCACGGACATGGCGCGCGAGGTGGCGCCGGTGGATCCGGACCTCGACCAGCTGGCCGAGGTCGGCGGGCGCCACGGGCTGAAGATCGAGGTGTGA
- a CDS encoding methyltransferase, protein MSNTEPTLPPGMLLYQMSIGHYVSRALHLAAKLGIADRLADGPRDAGTLAAEVGAHAAALHRVLRLLASGGLFTEDADGRFALTPLGEALRTGVPGSMRAMVLLFAGTRIQDSWKELEWCVRTGEPAFKRTDPDGDAFAAIAKDPEQMAVFDEAMATFAPMTAAAVAAAYDFSRFGTLADVGGGNGALLAGILAANPALRGLLFDQPHVVARAGVAAADLGDRLRVAGGSFFDAVPAGADAYLLKHVIHDWNDERATAILRNVREVVPAGGRLLIVEGVYPVRVDTSLASRGAAANDVNMLVCTGGRQRSEAEFRALYDASGFRLTRVVPTMAPVCVIEGEPVG, encoded by the coding sequence ATGTCGAACACCGAACCGACGCTGCCCCCGGGGATGCTGCTCTACCAGATGTCGATCGGGCACTACGTGTCGCGCGCGCTCCATCTCGCGGCGAAGCTCGGCATCGCCGACCGCCTGGCCGACGGGCCGCGCGACGCCGGCACGCTCGCCGCCGAGGTCGGCGCCCACGCCGCGGCGTTGCACCGCGTGCTGCGGCTGCTGGCGAGCGGCGGCCTCTTCACCGAGGATGCCGACGGGCGCTTCGCCCTGACGCCGCTCGGCGAGGCGCTGCGCACGGGCGTCCCCGGCTCGATGCGCGCGATGGTGCTGCTCTTCGCCGGCACGCGCATCCAGGACAGCTGGAAGGAGCTCGAGTGGTGCGTGCGCACCGGCGAGCCGGCGTTCAAGCGCACCGACCCCGACGGCGACGCGTTCGCCGCCATCGCCAAGGACCCGGAGCAGATGGCGGTGTTCGACGAGGCCATGGCGACGTTCGCGCCGATGACCGCCGCCGCGGTGGCCGCGGCGTACGACTTCTCGCGCTTCGGTACCCTCGCCGACGTCGGCGGCGGCAACGGCGCGCTGCTCGCGGGCATCCTCGCCGCCAACCCGGCGCTGCGCGGCCTGCTCTTCGATCAACCCCACGTCGTCGCGCGCGCCGGCGTCGCCGCCGCGGACCTCGGAGATCGCCTGCGCGTCGCCGGCGGCAGCTTCTTCGACGCCGTGCCGGCCGGCGCCGACGCCTACCTGCTGAAGCACGTGATCCACGACTGGAACGACGAGCGTGCGACCGCGATCCTGCGCAACGTCCGCGAGGTCGTGCCCGCAGGCGGGCGCCTGCTGATCGTCGAGGGCGTCTACCCGGTGCGGGTCGACACCTCGCTCGCGAGCCGCGGCGCCGCGGCCAACGACGTCAACATGCTGGTGTGCACCGGCGGGCGGCAGCGCTCGGAAGCCGAGTTTCGCGCCCTCTACGACGCCTCCGGATTCCGGCTGACGCGCGTCGTGCCGACGATGGCGCCGGTGTGCGTGATCGAGGGCGAGCCGGTGGGGTGA
- a CDS encoding haloalkane dehalogenase: protein MQFLRTPDERFAGLPDFAFAPHYVQVPDGEGGTLRVHHLDEGPREGRTVVFLHGNPSWSYLWRKVVPPFVAAGYRCIAPDLVGLGRSDKPVRYEDYTVARHVAWMRSALFDALALSSVDLVAQDWGGIVGLRLVAELPDRFRTVSAANTGMPTGQGPFSRFLREWPAMAKAMPEFPVGTLVRSGCADGLTDEIAAAYDAPFPDETYKAGARSFPALIPLTPDDPAVPDQLAAWTVLETFSRPLLCAFSDKDPANRGGDRMLRERIPGAQGQPHTTIAGGGHFLQEDRGEELARVVLDFLGTR, encoded by the coding sequence ATGCAGTTCCTCCGCACCCCGGACGAACGCTTCGCAGGCCTCCCCGACTTCGCCTTCGCCCCGCACTACGTGCAGGTGCCCGACGGCGAAGGCGGCACGCTGCGCGTGCACCACCTCGACGAAGGCCCGCGCGAGGGCCGCACCGTCGTCTTCCTGCACGGCAACCCGTCCTGGTCGTACCTCTGGCGCAAGGTCGTCCCGCCCTTCGTCGCCGCCGGCTACCGCTGCATCGCGCCCGACCTCGTCGGCCTCGGGCGCTCGGACAAGCCGGTGCGCTACGAGGACTACACCGTGGCGCGCCACGTGGCGTGGATGCGGAGCGCGCTCTTCGACGCCCTCGCGCTGTCGTCGGTCGATCTCGTCGCGCAGGACTGGGGCGGCATCGTCGGCCTGCGCCTCGTCGCCGAGCTGCCGGACCGGTTCCGCACCGTCAGCGCGGCGAACACGGGCATGCCGACGGGCCAGGGCCCGTTCAGCCGGTTCCTGCGCGAGTGGCCGGCGATGGCGAAGGCGATGCCGGAGTTTCCGGTCGGGACCCTCGTGCGCTCCGGCTGCGCGGACGGCCTGACGGACGAGATCGCCGCGGCCTACGACGCCCCCTTTCCCGACGAGACGTACAAGGCCGGCGCCCGCAGCTTTCCCGCCCTGATCCCGCTCACGCCGGACGATCCGGCGGTGCCCGATCAGCTCGCGGCCTGGACGGTCCTCGAGACGTTCTCGCGCCCGCTGCTGTGTGCCTTCAGCGACAAGGACCCGGCGAACCGCGGCGGCGACCGCATGCTGCGCGAGCGCATCCCGGGTGCGCAGGGCCAGCCCCACACGACGATCGCGGGCGGCGGTCACTTCCTCCAGGAGGATCGCGGGGAGGAGCTGGCCCGCGTCGTGCTCGACTTCCTCGGGACGCGCTGA